One genomic region from Shewanella aestuarii encodes:
- the recD gene encoding exodeoxyribonuclease V subunit alpha translates to MLTTTKPMAQLLKDWQQAKLITPLDRHFALELAAIEGLSSDDADYDLFLLICAMLSQQLSNQHSCLLISSIELANPMAEDIGHHPYAMADNASCQITVTHQQVIDSIGKFYAVTTVSNIETSDTDTPMILDNGRLYLNKYFFFETQVANKLKQLSQTNIATNNPQLPSYLTALFPIQPELNGQLNWQKIATATALTKALAVITGGPGTGKTTTVTKLLLLLQTQQTESAKLTIRLVAPTGKAAARLSESIKASKNRLRSELAQDNSANQPVLLSALAAIPEEASTLHRLLGVIPHSHQFRHHKDNPLRLDLLVVDEASMVDLPMMYKLLSALPAQARLILLGDQDQLASVEAGAVLADICAGLKNTDQDMQAISTWRMHYSRQQADTIKQLTQQDVSQFISTNQPFGDSLCMLMHSHRFKGDAGIGMLANAVNSSNVDNVRQVWRRGYAELNWFEHQLNHQQDNLGKQQLLTLSVEAYQPYLAMIQANQQDTQHSYSPQQIIEQYNQYRMLCAMRAGEYGVDGMNIAITDSLRQAKLIEPKHEFYLGRPIIIQSNDYNLGLFNGDIGLVLQDELNPSRLMTHFIKADGSLLKVLPARLPKHDTCFAMTVHKSQGSEFDKVSFVLPQRPSVAQWQLLTKELVYTAITRAKNHFYCLGSAQVFERAVKQVTLRASGLAQRLWHN, encoded by the coding sequence ATGCTAACAACGACAAAACCAATGGCACAGCTCCTTAAAGACTGGCAACAAGCAAAATTAATTACCCCACTTGATCGCCATTTTGCTCTTGAGCTGGCGGCTATTGAAGGCTTGAGCTCTGATGATGCTGATTATGATCTATTTTTGTTAATCTGCGCCATGTTAAGTCAGCAATTATCAAATCAACACAGTTGCTTATTAATTAGCAGTATTGAGCTAGCAAATCCCATGGCAGAAGATATTGGCCATCATCCTTATGCAATGGCTGATAATGCATCTTGCCAAATTACAGTTACTCATCAGCAAGTTATTGATAGTATTGGTAAGTTTTATGCGGTGACAACCGTCTCTAACATCGAAACTAGTGACACAGATACACCGATGATTTTAGATAACGGCAGATTGTATTTAAACAAGTATTTCTTTTTTGAAACCCAAGTCGCCAATAAACTAAAACAATTATCGCAAACCAACATAGCCACCAATAATCCTCAGTTGCCTAGCTACTTAACGGCTTTGTTTCCTATTCAGCCAGAGTTAAACGGTCAGCTAAATTGGCAAAAAATTGCCACGGCTACCGCATTAACCAAAGCACTCGCCGTCATTACCGGCGGCCCTGGAACAGGAAAAACCACCACGGTTACCAAGCTATTGTTATTACTGCAAACACAACAAACTGAATCAGCCAAGCTCACCATTCGTTTGGTTGCGCCAACCGGTAAAGCAGCGGCACGTTTGAGTGAATCCATCAAGGCCTCTAAAAATCGATTGCGCAGTGAGTTGGCTCAAGATAACAGCGCCAATCAGCCTGTATTACTCAGCGCACTTGCAGCCATTCCGGAAGAAGCCTCTACCTTGCATCGATTGCTTGGGGTTATCCCCCACTCTCATCAATTTCGTCATCATAAGGACAATCCATTGCGATTAGATTTACTCGTGGTGGACGAAGCCTCAATGGTAGATTTACCTATGATGTATAAATTGCTGAGCGCCTTGCCTGCACAAGCAAGATTAATTTTACTGGGCGATCAAGATCAATTGGCCTCTGTTGAAGCTGGTGCGGTACTGGCCGACATTTGCGCAGGCTTGAAAAACACTGACCAAGATATGCAAGCCATCTCAACTTGGCGAATGCATTACAGTAGGCAACAAGCAGACACAATTAAGCAGCTTACCCAACAAGATGTTAGCCAATTTATTAGCACTAACCAACCATTTGGCGATAGCCTTTGCATGTTAATGCACAGCCATCGCTTTAAAGGTGATGCGGGTATCGGCATGCTAGCAAACGCAGTCAATTCATCCAATGTGGATAACGTTCGTCAGGTTTGGCGAAGGGGATATGCTGAGCTAAATTGGTTTGAACATCAGCTCAATCATCAACAAGACAACTTAGGAAAACAGCAATTACTCACCCTCTCAGTCGAGGCATACCAACCTTATTTGGCCATGATCCAAGCCAATCAACAAGACACCCAGCATAGCTATAGCCCGCAACAGATTATCGAGCAATATAATCAGTATCGGATGCTTTGCGCGATGCGGGCCGGTGAATACGGCGTTGATGGAATGAATATCGCCATTACCGATAGCCTTCGCCAAGCCAAGCTAATTGAACCTAAACACGAGTTTTACCTAGGCAGACCAATCATTATTCAAAGTAATGATTACAACTTGGGTTTATTTAATGGTGACATTGGGCTAGTACTGCAAGATGAACTCAATCCATCACGATTAATGACACATTTTATTAAAGCCGATGGCAGTTTATTAAAAGTATTGCCCGCTCGACTGCCTAAACACGACACTTGTTTTGCCATGACAGTACATAAATCACAAGGCAGTGAATTTGATAAGGTCAGTTTTGTATTACCACAGCGCCCAAGTGTTGCTCAGTGGCAGTTACTGACGAAAGAATTGGTGTATACCGCCATCACCCGAGCTAAAAATCATTTCTACTGTTTAGGAAGTGCACAGGTATTTGAACGTGCGGTGAAGCAAGTTACGCTCAGGGCTTCAGGATTAGCTCAAAGGTTATGGCATAACTAA
- a CDS encoding D-alanine--D-alanine ligase codes for MPKINLLLICGGGGAEHDISLMSVKFFETSLAKSDKFSVLKLELDKFGHYKTQDGQQCELTNRREVRFEDDSKPVWPVDYVIPCIHGYPAETGDIQSYFNLIQLPYFGCESEASSNCFNKITAKMWFSALGIPNTPYVFLHQFDQAAIEQTQAAFDQWGSVFIKAASQGSSVGCYKVDDKSQITTTLQQAFSYAPYVIVEQTVVARELEVAVYEYQGDIIATKPGEIVCDSNNFYTFDEKYNSSSKAKTHVEAINISPEVSDQIRAYAVKVFKGMKLRHLSRIDFFLTADNQILLNEINTFPGLTPISMFPKMLAHHGHDFSEYLTQIIESQLK; via the coding sequence ATGCCAAAGATAAATCTGCTGCTGATATGTGGCGGTGGCGGCGCAGAACATGACATTTCATTGATGTCGGTTAAATTTTTTGAAACGTCATTGGCTAAGTCAGATAAATTCTCGGTGCTGAAGCTAGAGCTCGACAAATTTGGTCATTATAAAACCCAAGACGGTCAACAATGTGAACTAACAAATCGTCGCGAAGTACGCTTTGAAGATGACTCGAAACCAGTTTGGCCTGTTGATTATGTGATCCCTTGTATTCACGGCTACCCGGCTGAAACCGGTGATATTCAATCCTATTTTAATTTAATTCAGTTACCTTATTTTGGCTGTGAATCTGAAGCCTCCAGCAACTGTTTTAATAAAATTACCGCTAAAATGTGGTTTAGTGCTTTAGGGATCCCAAATACCCCTTATGTATTTTTACATCAATTTGATCAAGCTGCTATCGAACAAACACAAGCTGCATTTGATCAATGGGGCTCAGTATTCATTAAAGCCGCTTCACAAGGCTCGTCTGTTGGTTGTTATAAAGTCGATGATAAAAGCCAAATTACGACCACGTTACAACAAGCCTTTAGCTATGCTCCTTATGTGATTGTTGAGCAAACCGTGGTTGCACGTGAGCTTGAGGTTGCTGTATATGAATACCAAGGTGACATTATTGCAACTAAGCCGGGTGAGATTGTGTGCGACAGCAACAATTTTTACACCTTTGATGAAAAATACAACAGCAGTAGTAAAGCCAAAACCCATGTTGAAGCCATCAATATTAGCCCTGAAGTAAGCGATCAAATTCGTGCATACGCCGTTAAAGTGTTTAAAGGCATGAAGTTACGTCATTTATCACGTATCGATTTCTTTTTAACCGCTGATAATCAAATTCTATTGAATGAAATCAATACCTTCCCTGGGTTAACGCCGATCTCAATGTTCCCTAAAATGCTGGCACATCATGGTCATGATTTTAGTGAATATTTAACTCAAATCATTGAGTCACAACTTAAATAA
- a CDS encoding substrate-binding periplasmic protein: MFGNNRWILTLCCLVCVSLPTVDASEKMTVITYQEEPFAHQVKGVKQGMVIELIEKLFNQAGIDYEVIFYPLKRGMAMAKSHQNTCVLPIERSQQRESQYRWLGPVLLSRYGFYSKKALTTPLITLDDAKSYRIGSFLGSGVGEYLANYGYQVELANNDSLNLRKLARGRIELWAADVVTAKSIMNKEGINVGEPELVFFTSIRAMACHLSMDEARHKALSEALLVLYQSGYMTELNTKYGLK; the protein is encoded by the coding sequence TTGTTTGGCAATAATCGCTGGATATTAACGTTATGCTGTTTGGTTTGCGTTAGCTTGCCAACGGTTGATGCGAGCGAAAAAATGACTGTTATCACCTATCAAGAGGAGCCATTTGCTCATCAAGTCAAAGGGGTGAAACAGGGGATGGTGATTGAACTCATTGAAAAGCTATTTAATCAGGCCGGGATTGACTACGAAGTTATTTTTTATCCTTTAAAGCGCGGTATGGCGATGGCAAAGAGCCATCAAAATACCTGTGTGTTACCTATTGAGCGAAGTCAGCAACGTGAAAGCCAATATCGTTGGCTAGGCCCAGTGCTATTATCTCGCTATGGTTTTTATAGTAAAAAGGCGTTAACAACACCGCTTATTACACTAGACGATGCCAAATCTTATCGCATAGGCAGTTTTTTAGGCAGTGGTGTCGGAGAATATTTAGCTAATTACGGCTATCAAGTTGAATTAGCCAATAATGATTCGCTTAATTTAAGAAAGCTTGCCCGAGGGCGCATTGAGTTGTGGGCTGCTGATGTGGTCACGGCAAAATCGATTATGAACAAAGAGGGGATTAATGTCGGTGAGCCTGAATTAGTCTTTTTTACCTCAATTAGAGCAATGGCATGTCATTTAAGCATGGACGAAGCACGCCACAAAGCGTTATCTGAGGCGCTGCTAGTTTTGTATCAAAGTGGCTATATGACAGAGTTAAATACTAAGTATGGTTTAAAGTGA
- a CDS encoding ABC transporter substrate-binding protein, giving the protein MIKCLTCIWQSIKQQNGRFYSSKSLFMVNLIITSALFILSISCVSSSTLSNLDLATSQPALNAQPLSANPVTLSASVPKWIIAELQPTSLSSEQQQQELQWFRQTGAPFNGMTIRVVSEQINTHQYESQVLAKAFYELTGIHVIHELTGEDDVIKKLSAQIMTGHNLYDAYINDSDLIGSHFRSHAITSITELIQTEDGKYLLPTLDINDFIGLKFTTGPDGIIYQLPDQQFANLYWYRSDWFEDPKLKAQFKQAYGYELGIPQNWQAYEDIAKFFSHDIGVIDGVKVYGHMDYAARDPSLGWRISDAWLSMAGVGDTGLPNGLPVDEWGIRVEACRPVGASVERGGALNSPAAVYAIDKFISWLEYAPTQARELTFSEAGKWPAKGQIAQQIFWYTAFVGDLTNKSLPIVNEDGTPRWKVAPSPVGKYWQQGMKSGYQDTGAWTFLNNTPKDRQLAAWLYAQFVVSKSVTLKKLLTGHTPIRLSDVESPVMTQQAPYLGGLVEFYRSQARNVWTPTGTNVPDYPEMAGFWWQYISDIVHGKYSVQQGLDLFAAKMDSHLAKLEVSMADKPCAPKLNPAKDKSFWLNQSGAPKSEVVEEPVGKTLPYKEAILVWQ; this is encoded by the coding sequence ATGATTAAATGCCTGACGTGCATATGGCAAAGTATCAAGCAACAAAATGGTCGTTTCTACTCGAGCAAATCACTGTTCATGGTCAACTTAATTATTACTTCAGCGCTGTTTATTTTATCAATTTCTTGTGTATCCAGTTCCACTCTCAGCAATCTTGATTTAGCCACATCTCAGCCAGCGTTAAATGCTCAACCGCTGTCAGCCAATCCAGTAACACTTTCTGCATCTGTTCCTAAATGGATTATTGCTGAGTTACAGCCCACTTCGCTTTCAAGCGAGCAACAGCAACAAGAGTTACAGTGGTTTAGACAAACCGGAGCGCCATTTAACGGCATGACAATCCGAGTGGTTTCAGAGCAAATTAATACCCATCAATATGAGTCACAAGTGCTTGCAAAAGCCTTTTATGAATTAACAGGCATTCATGTTATCCATGAACTTACGGGTGAGGATGATGTCATTAAGAAGCTTTCTGCACAAATTATGACCGGACATAATTTGTATGATGCTTATATCAATGACAGTGATTTAATTGGTAGTCATTTTCGCAGTCATGCTATCACCTCGATAACTGAACTTATTCAAACTGAAGATGGCAAATATCTACTTCCGACGCTTGATATCAATGACTTTATTGGTTTGAAGTTTACTACAGGCCCTGATGGCATTATTTATCAATTGCCCGACCAACAATTTGCTAATTTATATTGGTATCGAAGCGACTGGTTTGAAGACCCAAAGCTTAAAGCACAATTTAAACAAGCTTACGGTTATGAGTTAGGCATACCACAAAATTGGCAAGCATATGAAGATATAGCTAAATTTTTTAGTCATGATATTGGTGTCATAGATGGGGTTAAGGTGTATGGGCATATGGATTATGCAGCAAGAGATCCATCACTGGGCTGGCGTATCTCAGATGCTTGGTTGTCTATGGCTGGTGTAGGTGATACCGGCTTACCAAATGGTTTACCGGTTGATGAATGGGGGATCAGGGTCGAGGCTTGCCGGCCTGTCGGTGCAAGTGTTGAACGGGGCGGGGCATTAAATAGCCCTGCTGCTGTGTATGCCATTGATAAATTTATCTCTTGGTTAGAATATGCCCCCACTCAAGCGAGAGAGTTAACCTTTTCTGAAGCTGGAAAGTGGCCTGCGAAAGGACAAATTGCCCAACAAATTTTTTGGTACACCGCGTTTGTTGGGGATTTAACAAATAAGTCACTCCCGATAGTCAATGAGGATGGTACCCCGAGGTGGAAAGTCGCGCCTTCACCAGTGGGAAAATACTGGCAGCAGGGTATGAAGTCAGGTTATCAAGATACCGGCGCGTGGACATTTTTGAACAATACCCCTAAAGACAGACAGCTCGCCGCTTGGTTGTATGCTCAATTTGTAGTGTCAAAATCGGTTACACTGAAAAAACTACTCACAGGGCATACCCCCATTAGGTTATCAGATGTTGAGTCACCTGTGATGACGCAACAAGCACCGTATTTAGGTGGTTTAGTGGAGTTTTATCGCAGCCAAGCGCGAAATGTATGGACCCCAACCGGGACGAATGTGCCTGATTATCCTGAGATGGCAGGGTTTTGGTGGCAATACATCAGTGACATAGTGCATGGTAAATATAGTGTGCAGCAGGGGCTTGATTTATTTGCTGCAAAAATGGACTCACATCTTGCTAAGCTTGAAGTGTCAATGGCTGATAAGCCTTGTGCCCCCAAACTGAATCCTGCAAAAGACAAGTCATTTTGGCTCAATCAATCTGGCGCGCCAAAATCTGAAGTAGTAGAAGAACCAGTAGGTAAAACTTTACCTTATAAGGAGGCTATTCTTGTTTGGCAATAA
- a CDS encoding cytochrome c3 family protein, producing MFVKLKLVWKVLNRPSVHFSLGFLTLGGFVAGVIFWGGFNTALEVTNQEQFCIGCHEMENNVYQELQSTIHFTNRSGVRATCPDCHVPHNWTDKIARKMQASKEVWGKVFGTINTREKFEAKRRELAEHEWDRLKANDSLECRNCHNFDYMDFTRQSKRASQMHSTSLASGEKTCIDCHKGIAHQLPDMAGVEGF from the coding sequence TTGTTTGTAAAGCTAAAGTTAGTATGGAAGGTGCTTAATCGTCCAAGTGTACATTTTAGTCTGGGCTTTTTGACATTAGGTGGTTTCGTGGCTGGTGTTATTTTCTGGGGTGGATTTAATACCGCTTTAGAAGTCACCAACCAAGAGCAATTCTGTATTGGTTGCCATGAAATGGAGAATAACGTCTATCAGGAACTGCAAAGTACCATTCACTTTACTAACCGAAGTGGTGTGCGTGCAACCTGTCCTGATTGTCATGTTCCTCATAACTGGACCGACAAAATTGCCCGTAAAATGCAGGCTTCAAAAGAAGTTTGGGGGAAAGTTTTCGGCACAATCAACACTCGTGAGAAATTTGAAGCTAAGCGACGTGAGTTGGCAGAACATGAGTGGGACCGCTTAAAAGCGAATGATTCATTAGAATGTCGTAATTGTCATAACTTCGATTACATGGATTTTACTCGTCAATCTAAGCGAGCATCACAAATGCACTCGACATCTCTGGCGAGTGGTGAAAAAACTTGTATTGACTGCCACAAAGGTATTGCGCATCAATTACCTGATATGGCTGGCGTCGAAGGGTTTTAA
- a CDS encoding nitrate reductase cytochrome c-type subunit has translation MNARKLISMVALLGLSFSIMAASVPEEKIATLRLAPLNVEPTPPAMQQVINSDVKQVRNYPMQPPIIPHKIDGYQIDLKVNKCMQCHARNSTGHSQAPMVSVTHYMDRDNNFLAELSPRRYFCTQCHAPQLDAKILVENDFVDIDHLLKSAASAKQ, from the coding sequence ATGAATGCTCGTAAATTGATATCTATGGTCGCGCTATTAGGTTTGTCATTTAGCATAATGGCTGCCAGTGTACCAGAAGAGAAAATTGCTACCTTACGTTTAGCGCCTTTGAATGTTGAGCCAACACCGCCTGCTATGCAGCAAGTGATTAACTCAGACGTTAAACAGGTGAGAAACTACCCAATGCAGCCACCTATTATTCCGCATAAGATTGACGGTTATCAGATTGATCTTAAAGTGAATAAATGTATGCAGTGTCATGCTAGAAATAGCACTGGTCACTCGCAAGCGCCGATGGTGAGTGTGACCCATTATATGGATCGTGATAATAACTTTTTGGCTGAGCTTTCGCCTCGTCGTTATTTCTGTACTCAATGCCATGCGCCGCAGTTAGATGCAAAAATATTGGTTGAAAACGACTTTGTTGATATTGACCATCTATTGAAGTCTGCTGCATCTGCTAAGCAATAG
- the napA gene encoding nitrate reductase catalytic subunit NapA — translation MNRRDFMKANAAMAAASVAGLALPATASNLITSSEQTKLEWNKAPCRFCGTGCSVIVATRDGKVVATHGDAKSEVNKGLNCIKGYFLSKIMYGRDRIQTPMLRMTNGKYDKHGEFTPISWDQAFDTMAEKWKATIKEKGPTAVGMFGSGQWTVFEGYAAVKLMKAGFGSNNIDPNARHCMASAVVGFMRTFGMDEPMGCYDDMEAADAFVLWGSNMAEMHPILWTRVTDRRLSAPHVKVAVLSTFEHRSFDLADLPIVFTPQTDLAILNFIANYIIQNDKVNKDFVSKHVNFRKGQTDIGYGLRPTHPLEQQAKNAATAGDSTPIDFEQFKKFVADYDVKSVSKLSGVSEDKLIELAELYADPNKKVTSFWTMGFNQHTRGVWCNNLIYNIHLLVGKISTPGNSPFSLTGQPSACGTAREVGTFSHRLPADMVVTNPEHRATAEKIWKIPSGIIPPKPGYHAVEQNRRLKDGDLNCYWVQVNNNMQAAPNMNEEGLPGYRNPKNFIVVSDAYPTVTTQAADLILPAAMWVEKEGAYGNAERRTQFWHQLVKAPGESKSDMWQLMEFSKRFTTDEVWPAEVLKANPEYKGKTLYQVLYQNGNVDKFPLTDSDPAYLNDDGKHFGFYVQKGLFEEYATFGRGHAHDLADFDVYHKEHGLRWPVVNGVETKWRYREGSDPYVKPGKGFEFYGKPDGKAVIFALPYEAPAESPDDEFDIWLSTGRVLEHWHSGSMTQRVPELYKAFPDAVCFMHPDDAKKRGLRRGDEVKVISRRGEIKTRVETRGRNKPPVGLVFVPWFDASQLINKVTLDATDPLSKQTDFKKCAVKIVKA, via the coding sequence ATGAATAGACGCGACTTTATGAAGGCCAATGCAGCAATGGCAGCGGCAAGTGTTGCTGGTTTAGCTTTGCCTGCAACAGCAAGTAATTTGATCACCAGTTCAGAACAAACAAAATTAGAATGGAACAAGGCACCTTGTCGTTTTTGTGGTACAGGTTGCTCAGTAATTGTCGCAACCCGCGATGGTAAAGTGGTGGCGACACATGGCGATGCTAAGTCTGAAGTAAACAAAGGCTTAAATTGTATTAAAGGTTATTTCCTTTCAAAAATTATGTACGGACGAGACCGTATTCAAACGCCAATGTTGCGTATGACTAATGGCAAGTATGATAAACATGGTGAGTTTACCCCAATCAGCTGGGATCAAGCATTTGATACCATGGCAGAAAAATGGAAAGCGACTATAAAAGAAAAAGGTCCGACAGCCGTTGGTATGTTTGGTTCTGGCCAGTGGACGGTATTTGAAGGTTATGCCGCTGTTAAACTGATGAAAGCCGGATTTGGTTCAAACAATATTGATCCTAACGCGCGTCACTGTATGGCGTCGGCTGTTGTTGGCTTTATGCGTACCTTTGGTATGGATGAACCAATGGGCTGTTACGATGATATGGAAGCCGCTGACGCCTTTGTATTATGGGGCTCAAACATGGCTGAAATGCATCCTATTTTGTGGACTCGTGTGACAGACCGTCGTTTAAGTGCACCTCATGTCAAAGTTGCCGTATTATCAACATTTGAGCATCGTTCATTTGATCTAGCTGATTTACCGATTGTATTTACGCCTCAAACTGACCTTGCCATCTTAAACTTCATTGCTAACTACATTATTCAAAACGATAAAGTAAACAAAGACTTTGTTAGTAAGCACGTGAACTTCCGTAAAGGTCAAACTGATATCGGATATGGCCTACGCCCAACTCATCCATTAGAGCAGCAAGCTAAAAATGCCGCCACAGCGGGGGATTCAACGCCAATTGACTTTGAACAATTCAAAAAGTTTGTTGCTGACTACGATGTCAAATCTGTCAGTAAGTTATCAGGTGTATCAGAGGATAAGCTGATTGAATTAGCTGAACTCTATGCTGATCCAAATAAGAAAGTTACCTCGTTCTGGACCATGGGTTTCAACCAACATACTCGTGGTGTGTGGTGTAACAACCTAATTTATAATATCCATTTATTAGTAGGTAAAATTTCAACTCCAGGTAACAGCCCGTTTTCGTTAACCGGTCAGCCTTCAGCATGCGGTACAGCACGTGAAGTGGGTACTTTCTCGCATCGCTTACCCGCAGACATGGTTGTAACAAATCCAGAACATAGAGCAACGGCTGAAAAAATTTGGAAAATTCCGAGTGGGATTATTCCACCAAAGCCGGGTTATCACGCAGTAGAACAAAATCGTCGTTTAAAAGATGGTGATTTAAACTGTTATTGGGTGCAAGTAAATAACAATATGCAAGCAGCGCCCAACATGAATGAAGAGGGTTTGCCGGGTTATCGTAACCCTAAAAACTTTATCGTTGTTTCAGATGCCTATCCAACTGTGACCACTCAGGCCGCTGACTTAATTTTACCTGCCGCAATGTGGGTAGAGAAAGAAGGGGCATATGGTAACGCAGAGCGTCGTACTCAATTTTGGCATCAGTTAGTTAAAGCGCCGGGCGAGTCAAAGTCAGATATGTGGCAGTTAATGGAGTTTTCAAAACGTTTTACCACTGATGAAGTTTGGCCTGCTGAAGTGTTAAAAGCCAACCCTGAGTACAAAGGGAAAACCTTATATCAAGTGTTATATCAAAACGGTAATGTTGATAAATTCCCATTGACTGATTCAGATCCAGCTTATTTGAATGATGATGGTAAACATTTTGGTTTCTATGTCCAAAAAGGTTTATTCGAAGAATATGCAACCTTTGGCCGTGGACATGCTCATGACTTAGCAGACTTTGATGTTTACCACAAAGAGCACGGTTTACGTTGGCCTGTCGTGAACGGTGTTGAAACTAAATGGCGTTACCGTGAAGGTTCTGACCCTTATGTCAAGCCGGGTAAGGGTTTTGAATTTTATGGTAAACCAGATGGTAAAGCGGTTATTTTTGCCCTGCCTTATGAGGCACCTGCAGAATCGCCAGATGACGAGTTTGATATTTGGTTATCAACAGGTCGTGTTTTAGAGCATTGGCATTCAGGTTCGATGACTCAGCGTGTACCTGAGCTTTATAAAGCATTTCCAGATGCTGTGTGTTTTATGCATCCAGATGATGCTAAAAAGCGTGGGTTACGTCGTGGTGATGAGGTGAAAGTTATTTCTCGTCGTGGTGAAATCAAAACGCGTGTTGAAACACGTGGCCGTAATAAGCCGCCAGTAGGATTGGTTTTCGTACCTTGGTTTGATGCTAGTCAGCTCATTAATAAAGTGACGTTAGATGCGACAGATCCCTTGTCGAAGCAAACAGACTTTAAAAAATGCGCGGTTAAGATTGTAAAGGCCTAA
- a CDS encoding chaperone NapD, giving the protein MNKEIHVTSLIVQVQPDKMAEVRQKIMEIENAELSVNNDIKLVVVIEGPSQKSLMDDISIINAMPGVLSATMVYHQSEELEESEK; this is encoded by the coding sequence ATGAACAAAGAAATTCATGTAACCAGTTTAATTGTGCAAGTTCAGCCGGACAAAATGGCTGAAGTAAGACAGAAGATTATGGAAATCGAAAATGCTGAGCTATCAGTAAACAACGATATTAAGCTTGTTGTTGTCATTGAAGGTCCAAGCCAGAAGTCATTGATGGATGATATTTCGATTATAAACGCAATGCCGGGTGTTTTATCGGCCACAATGGTTTATCACCAGAGTGAAGAGCTTGAAGAGAGCGAAAAATGA
- a CDS encoding periplasmic nitrate reductase, NapE protein translates to MSQDTKSEKSLELKIFIFLTVFLAPILSVLLVSALGFGIWFSQILTGPPGVG, encoded by the coding sequence ATGAGTCAAGATACTAAAAGTGAGAAAAGTCTTGAATTGAAAATTTTCATTTTTTTGACTGTTTTTCTTGCACCAATTTTATCTGTACTGCTGGTCAGTGCTTTAGGTTTTGGAATTTGGTTTAGTCAAATTTTAACCGGCCCGCCGGGAGTGGGTTAA
- a CDS encoding class I SAM-dependent methyltransferase: MSGLINALEHFTFNNQVQRVFHGRGGLFAGEEHLCLDWYPPVILLTSFKTLDEAQQQVLFSQIADTYSHSDELCLVFQQRQAGQTVTSVVCGQVPDNHVVIEDEAKFAVHLLRGQNHGLFLDMANGRKWVKQHAKHKKVLNLFAYTCGFSVAAIQGGADEVVNMDMSKGALSIGKQNHLLNNLPNGARYLGHDIFKSWGKLTKLGPYDLIIADPPSNQKGSFVATKDYERLLKRLPSLLADSGEVLLCLNAPELDCDFLMDQVATTAPSLQFIERIANPSVFADIDEQKSLKVLRYKQM, translated from the coding sequence ATGTCTGGATTAATTAACGCACTTGAACATTTTACATTTAATAATCAAGTGCAGCGTGTGTTTCATGGCCGTGGTGGCCTTTTTGCTGGGGAAGAACATCTTTGTTTAGATTGGTATCCTCCAGTGATATTGCTGACGAGCTTTAAAACCTTAGATGAAGCACAACAACAGGTGTTGTTTAGTCAAATTGCTGATACTTATAGCCACAGTGACGAGTTGTGCTTAGTGTTTCAGCAGCGTCAAGCAGGGCAAACGGTAACGAGTGTGGTTTGTGGTCAGGTGCCAGATAATCATGTGGTTATAGAAGATGAAGCTAAATTTGCCGTGCATTTACTACGAGGTCAAAACCATGGTTTATTTTTGGATATGGCTAATGGACGTAAGTGGGTAAAGCAGCATGCCAAACACAAAAAAGTACTTAATCTGTTTGCCTATACCTGTGGTTTCTCCGTTGCCGCGATTCAAGGTGGCGCCGATGAAGTGGTGAATATGGATATGAGCAAAGGGGCGTTAAGTATTGGCAAACAAAATCATTTGTTGAACAACTTACCTAATGGCGCTCGCTACCTTGGTCACGATATTTTTAAATCTTGGGGGAAACTAACCAAATTAGGCCCGTATGATTTGATTATTGCGGATCCACCAAGCAACCAAAAAGGCAGCTTTGTAGCGACTAAAGATTATGAAAGGTTACTCAAACGTTTACCGAGTTTACTGGCTGATAGCGGCGAAGTGTTACTTTGTTTAAATGCGCCTGAATTAGATTGTGATTTTTTAATGGATCAAGTTGCAACTACAGCCCCTTCGCTTCAGTTTATTGAGCGAATAGCTAACCCTTCGGTTTTTGCAGATATCGATGAGCAAAAATCATTAAAAGTGCTGCGTTATAAGCAAATGTAA